In a single window of the Gossypium hirsutum isolate 1008001.06 chromosome A13, Gossypium_hirsutum_v2.1, whole genome shotgun sequence genome:
- the LOC107893679 gene encoding photosynthetic NDH subunit of lumenal location 2, chloroplastic produces the protein MTSFTNSTFFIHVNQKFPTPQSHHCSRLSLPIIRASFQPQQNNVIISNRRKLVTTFLATSLAALGLNGTPVAVAENWGTHSFLRERFFEPGLSPEDAAARIKQTAEGLHSMRDMLDTMSWRYVMFYIRLKQAYLSQDLKNAMSTLPQGRKDLYVKTANELVVNMAEFDYYVRTPKVYESYLYYEKTLKSIDDLVALLG, from the exons ATGACCTCCTTCACTAATTCAACATTCTTCATCCATGTCAACCAGAAATTCCCTACACCCCAAAGTCACCATTGCAGCAGACTCTCCCTCCCCATAATCCGAGCATCGTTTCAACCCCAACAAAACAATGTAATAATCAGCAACCGGCGAAAACTTGTAACAACGTTTCTTGCTACTTCACTAGCAGCACTAGGGCTTAATGGCACACCTGTAGCAGTAGCAGAGAATTGGGGCACACATTCGTTTCTCAGGGAACGGTTTTTCGAGCCCGGGTTGTCTCCGGAAGATGCCGCCGCCAGAATTAAACAAACTGCCGAGGGGTTACATAGCATGAGAGACATGTTGGACACCATGTCATGGAGGTATGTCATGTTTTATATTCGACTAAAGCAAGCTTATCTTTCTCAGGATTTGAAGAATGCCATGAGTACATTGCCTCAAGGTCGAAAAGATTTATACGTGAAAACAGCAAATGAATTGGTGGTTAACATGGCTGAG TTCGATTATTACGTTCGCACACCGAAAGTATACGAATCGTACTTGTACTACGAGAAGACATTGAAATCCATAGATGATCTAGTTGCATTATTGGGGTAG